The Thermoplasma acidophilum DSM 1728 genome includes a window with the following:
- a CDS encoding acyl-CoA dehydrogenase, giving the protein MGNFGVTQDEELVLSFVRKFAEEELKPLAKEIDEKMEVPRKIIDRMKDLGLFATYIPKEYGGYGMSFPFLVRAIEEISKACPSTALVLDGALTLFAEPLIMFGSEDLKKRYLPRVAAGSVGGLAITEPGAGSDAAGISATAVKKGDRYVINGDKIFISNGRISDFFVLDAVTDPGKRHRGITAFVADRDTPGLKISRDIHKMGIRGSSTVELAFEDMEIPAENIVGKENEGFKVIMETLDAGRIGIAAQALGIAENALAEAIDYVKQRKQFGTEIANFEGIQFMIAEMATEIEAARYLTYVAAEKWQNKENTIEISAMAKMKASDVAMRVTTDALQLFGGYGYTTDLDAERHMRDAKITQIYEGTNQIQRLVIAKEILKKTRYY; this is encoded by the coding sequence ATGGGAAACTTTGGAGTTACACAGGACGAAGAGCTCGTACTTTCATTTGTCAGGAAATTTGCAGAGGAAGAACTGAAGCCTCTTGCAAAGGAAATCGATGAGAAGATGGAGGTTCCACGGAAGATAATTGACAGAATGAAGGATCTTGGCCTGTTTGCAACTTATATACCCAAGGAGTATGGCGGCTACGGCATGAGTTTTCCCTTCCTCGTCCGCGCCATAGAGGAGATCTCGAAGGCATGCCCAAGTACTGCGCTTGTTCTGGATGGTGCGCTCACACTATTTGCTGAGCCACTGATAATGTTCGGTTCCGAAGATTTAAAGAAGAGATACCTTCCCAGGGTTGCGGCGGGATCGGTGGGCGGTCTGGCCATAACAGAACCCGGGGCGGGAAGTGACGCAGCGGGAATAAGTGCAACCGCCGTCAAAAAAGGCGACAGATATGTGATAAACGGGGACAAGATATTCATCTCGAATGGAAGGATATCAGATTTCTTCGTGCTAGATGCGGTGACAGATCCAGGAAAGAGACACAGGGGAATAACGGCATTCGTTGCTGACAGGGATACTCCCGGCCTGAAGATAAGCAGGGACATCCACAAGATGGGCATAAGAGGTTCGAGCACCGTGGAGCTTGCCTTTGAGGACATGGAAATTCCAGCGGAAAACATAGTGGGAAAGGAAAATGAAGGGTTCAAGGTCATCATGGAGACCCTTGATGCAGGCAGGATCGGCATAGCCGCCCAGGCTCTTGGTATAGCAGAGAACGCGCTGGCCGAGGCAATAGATTACGTGAAGCAGAGGAAGCAGTTCGGGACGGAGATAGCCAACTTCGAGGGCATACAGTTCATGATCGCAGAGATGGCAACTGAAATAGAGGCAGCGCGCTATCTGACATACGTTGCAGCTGAGAAATGGCAGAACAAGGAGAACACCATTGAGATATCAGCCATGGCAAAGATGAAGGCCAGCGATGTTGCAATGCGAGTTACAACGGATGCTCTGCAGCTGTTCGGCGGATACGGCTACACGACCGATCTTGATGCGGAGAGGCATATGCGCGATGCAAAGATCACGCAGATATACGAAGGTACGAATCAGATACAGAGGCTGGTCATTGCAAAGGAAATACTTAAAAAAACGCGTTATTACTAA
- the priS gene encoding DNA primase small subunit PriS → MVSQKLIDLFRRYYRENNIDPPELISKREVGYMTFSGEVIRHLKINNRFELNMLLRDAAPMHVYSSAAYYRKPDERKMPEKEWGGADLIFDLDSDHLPGSEKLSQKEMLIQIRDQTERLVSDFLIADFGIPKSSIKIYFSGNRGYHVHISDDRVYRLGSDARREITDYITGNSLDETVVRRAIDMLGIASGGWPAVVSKELGEASPANQRRESDLRKAIKRARENHSVLIDSPVTYDIHRIIRMPNTLHGKSGLIVKEVEIDHLGEFDPFQECIPDQFRDGEYDVFLPEKIKPVEIGGIESPKMPGKHRVKTFMAVYLVASGRAVFP, encoded by the coding sequence ATGGTTTCGCAGAAGTTGATCGATCTTTTTCGCAGATACTATAGAGAAAATAACATAGATCCGCCGGAACTCATAAGCAAGCGGGAAGTAGGCTACATGACGTTTTCCGGTGAGGTCATAAGACACCTGAAGATAAACAACAGGTTCGAACTTAACATGCTGCTGCGTGATGCTGCGCCCATGCATGTCTACAGTTCTGCGGCGTATTACAGAAAACCCGATGAAAGAAAGATGCCAGAAAAGGAATGGGGGGGTGCGGATCTGATCTTCGATCTGGATTCCGATCATCTCCCCGGGTCTGAAAAACTATCACAAAAGGAGATGTTAATACAGATTAGGGATCAGACTGAGAGGCTGGTAAGTGATTTCCTCATCGCAGATTTCGGTATTCCCAAGTCATCAATAAAGATATATTTTTCAGGCAACAGGGGTTATCATGTGCACATATCCGATGATCGTGTGTACAGGCTAGGATCCGACGCGAGGCGTGAAATAACTGATTATATAACGGGCAACAGCCTGGATGAAACGGTTGTAAGAAGGGCTATCGATATGCTCGGCATCGCATCAGGAGGCTGGCCAGCCGTGGTTAGTAAGGAACTGGGCGAGGCCTCCCCGGCAAACCAGAGAAGAGAATCCGATCTCAGGAAGGCAATAAAGAGGGCTAGAGAGAATCATTCTGTTCTGATAGATTCACCCGTAACCTATGATATTCATAGGATAATAAGGATGCCAAACACGCTGCATGGGAAGAGCGGTCTCATCGTAAAGGAGGTAGAAATAGATCACCTTGGAGAATTTGACCCGTTCCAGGAATGCATCCCAGATCAGTTCAGGGATGGCGAGTATGATGTTTTTCTGCCAGAGAAGATAAAACCAGTTGAGATTGGAGGGATTGAATCGCCAAAGATGCCCGGCAAGCACAGGGTTAAAACGTTCATGGCAGTTTACCTGGTGGCATCAGGGCGTGCCGTGTTTCCATAA
- a CDS encoding S53 family peptidase: MQMHGRILVLVIVTALVFSSYAYLINEDRGQASVVVKQPGNEYSVRMVKNYGMELMINSSDLSYSIVKSMGLNFKIYGQYLILSGLSSYQFSSLVRTLDSYGIGFIEMPENATVTPYINATPMQQSNGLVYSPAQVYQAYDYQPAFSRGINGMGETIGIVDAFGDPYLNYDIYAFDQLSGLPPVNLSVIYLNFTGFNLNSHWIEETSLDVEWAHASAPYARIVLVISNNDTVSALTSALNYMINDVRPNVISLSWGIAEDQLPKTDLIAMDSIYEEASQEGITIVAASGDNGAYDGTGNLTVNFPASSPYVLSVGGVSLFASNGRFSESAWGGISDGKSYGSGGGYSSVFARPVWQDPANYSSQFRGVPDVSMLANPNTGVLMISGAKAYDAGGTSLASPLWAGIIALMDQATNRSLGLVDPLFYQISNTRLYSNAFTQITSGSNGYYNARPGWNPVTGLGTPIVSNLINDSLNITKPYGSLYLFNATPSSISAHFTVFNGNLTYPYIGFYLNDSNYLFVGILNTSGLNEIVLMAAENGTVMQSNISPAKIGIADLSISVVSTYKIIVTYNGKSYSYDLFIANIGIMRPAVGVEMINALDNLSAPTVYISDLAIDGLGYENFSATQVRYSGIGPSYDSLAMTVLTNGSLMAQRSSFFIQKPVIGKIKTPFIQYYMVLAMPIAVYLHLNNSVRSTFYHDGNPIEVPYSTYGGATIEFNTTYSGSNITVNITLPHVYSLQILFKPDYGYSPASAIAIFDRFYSFVAANGTSIPVINGSTTLYLASSKFYPEELSYNIERNETINITMQPYNATVLLNVYPLPENLTVSGLSLAEINGKYYGSFHPGTYSINASLPGFINYSQTVTLKPGSVFVDQIDMTPLSPMLKITGNVSDGLFKFPIPDVLVKTNTTSAYTNATGNYVVYASSAIGNVSFSNPLYQKDSVNYTGALGETVNVDVALYPANVSLQSVFVPRISNIFPFLFYITYISWNVYTGSDFGVYEILISNSKSMSDPQKIIITDQSQNSLFVMGTTPGHSYYIEEILMLSNGQFFQSQITVMSYSNPVYLALNLVIVAAILIYVYFAISIFFRRRREY, translated from the coding sequence ATGCAAATGCACGGGAGGATTCTGGTACTGGTCATTGTAACTGCTTTGGTATTCTCATCATATGCCTACCTGATAAATGAGGATCGTGGTCAGGCTTCAGTAGTGGTCAAACAACCTGGGAATGAATATTCAGTGCGCATGGTAAAAAATTATGGCATGGAGCTGATGATAAATTCCAGCGATCTGTCCTATTCCATAGTTAAATCCATGGGGTTGAATTTTAAAATCTATGGACAGTACCTAATCCTCTCTGGCTTATCGTCTTATCAGTTCTCATCTCTGGTCAGAACCCTTGATTCCTACGGTATTGGATTCATAGAGATGCCGGAGAATGCAACTGTTACCCCATACATCAATGCCACTCCAATGCAGCAATCCAACGGTCTTGTATATTCTCCGGCACAGGTTTATCAGGCATATGATTACCAACCTGCATTTTCCAGGGGTATCAACGGCATGGGCGAAACAATAGGGATAGTGGACGCATTCGGAGATCCATACCTAAACTACGATATATACGCCTTCGATCAGCTTTCGGGCCTGCCACCTGTGAATCTCAGCGTAATTTACCTAAACTTCACAGGCTTCAACCTAAATTCGCACTGGATAGAGGAAACGAGCCTTGACGTTGAATGGGCGCATGCCTCCGCCCCATACGCCAGAATTGTCCTAGTTATTTCGAACAATGATACGGTCTCAGCACTCACCTCTGCACTGAATTACATGATAAATGATGTCAGGCCGAATGTGATCTCGCTTAGCTGGGGGATAGCTGAGGATCAGCTTCCAAAAACGGATCTTATCGCCATGGATTCGATATATGAGGAGGCTAGCCAGGAGGGCATAACCATAGTGGCTGCATCTGGCGACAATGGTGCATATGATGGCACCGGAAACCTCACGGTCAATTTCCCCGCATCATCCCCTTATGTGCTATCTGTCGGAGGCGTTTCATTATTCGCATCAAACGGAAGGTTTTCGGAATCAGCGTGGGGTGGCATTTCTGACGGCAAAAGCTACGGAAGCGGTGGAGGGTACAGCTCAGTTTTCGCAAGACCCGTATGGCAGGATCCTGCAAATTACTCTTCGCAGTTCAGAGGCGTGCCGGATGTATCCATGCTTGCGAACCCAAATACCGGTGTTTTGATGATATCCGGCGCCAAGGCATATGATGCAGGCGGCACTAGCCTTGCATCCCCACTGTGGGCGGGTATAATCGCTCTGATGGATCAGGCCACTAACAGATCCTTGGGGCTTGTGGATCCTCTTTTCTACCAGATCTCGAATACACGGCTTTATAGCAACGCATTCACGCAAATTACTTCAGGATCGAATGGATATTATAATGCTAGACCTGGATGGAACCCAGTCACCGGACTCGGTACGCCTATTGTTTCAAACCTCATAAACGACTCTCTTAACATAACAAAGCCATACGGTTCCCTCTATCTTTTCAACGCGACTCCATCATCTATCTCAGCACATTTTACAGTTTTTAATGGTAACCTGACGTACCCATATATAGGATTCTACCTGAATGATTCTAATTATCTCTTCGTTGGCATATTGAATACTTCAGGTCTAAATGAGATCGTACTCATGGCCGCTGAAAACGGCACAGTGATGCAAAGCAACATCAGTCCTGCAAAGATAGGTATTGCAGATCTGTCCATTAGCGTCGTTTCCACATATAAGATAATCGTAACCTATAACGGCAAGTCCTACAGCTATGATCTCTTCATTGCGAATATCGGCATAATGAGGCCTGCGGTGGGTGTGGAGATGATAAACGCTTTGGACAATCTCAGTGCGCCAACCGTGTACATAAGCGATCTGGCGATCGATGGTCTAGGGTACGAAAACTTCAGTGCAACACAGGTACGTTACTCCGGAATAGGGCCATCGTACGATTCCCTCGCAATGACCGTGCTCACAAATGGAAGTCTTATGGCCCAGCGATCCAGCTTCTTCATACAGAAACCGGTGATCGGTAAAATAAAGACGCCATTTATACAGTATTATATGGTATTGGCGATGCCCATTGCCGTTTACTTGCATCTGAACAACAGCGTGAGATCCACATTTTACCACGATGGAAATCCAATAGAGGTGCCCTACAGCACCTATGGCGGTGCAACCATTGAGTTCAATACAACGTATTCTGGTTCCAATATAACTGTAAACATCACTCTGCCTCATGTTTATAGTCTGCAAATTCTATTCAAGCCTGATTACGGTTATTCTCCGGCCTCTGCCATTGCGATATTTGACAGATTTTATTCCTTTGTTGCAGCAAATGGTACGTCAATACCTGTGATAAATGGATCAACGACCCTTTACTTGGCCTCCTCAAAGTTTTATCCTGAGGAACTATCGTATAACATAGAAAGGAACGAAACTATCAATATAACCATGCAGCCGTACAACGCAACAGTTCTGTTAAATGTATATCCCTTGCCAGAAAATCTAACCGTATCAGGGCTTAGCCTCGCGGAGATCAATGGAAAATACTACGGAAGCTTTCATCCTGGAACGTACAGCATAAACGCATCCCTCCCCGGTTTCATCAATTACTCGCAAACAGTGACGCTGAAGCCCGGATCGGTATTCGTAGATCAGATCGATATGACCCCTTTATCTCCTATGTTAAAGATAACCGGCAACGTATCGGACGGACTTTTCAAGTTTCCCATTCCAGATGTTCTGGTGAAAACAAACACAACGAGCGCCTACACGAACGCGACCGGAAATTATGTTGTATACGCTTCAAGCGCGATAGGAAACGTCTCCTTCAGCAACCCTCTGTACCAGAAAGATTCGGTCAACTACACCGGTGCACTAGGTGAGACCGTAAATGTCGATGTGGCACTTTATCCGGCCAATGTTTCATTGCAATCCGTCTTCGTTCCAAGGATATCCAACATATTTCCTTTCCTGTTTTACATAACCTACATTTCCTGGAATGTATATACCGGGTCAGACTTCGGCGTTTATGAAATACTAATATCAAACAGCAAGTCCATGTCAGACCCACAGAAGATCATCATAACCGATCAATCGCAGAATAGCCTGTTCGTAATGGGAACAACGCCGGGGCACAGCTATTACATAGAAGAGATACTGATGCTGAGCAACGGCCAGTTTTTCCAGAGCCAGATAACGGTGATGTCCTATTCCAATCCAGTTTATCTTGCCCTCAATCTTGTAATAGTGGCCGCCATTCTGATATACGTGTACTTTGCGATTTCAATTTTCTTCAGGCGGAGGAGGGAATACTGA
- a CDS encoding methionine synthase, with product MTALITQEIGSFRKPDYLAKEFHKIERTPKFTELAERATRETLEVFERSGLDNIGIGGEMFRWEMYEHPAERIKGIIFYGMVRSFDNRYYRKGSAIDRLERREPFHVDEVKFVAGTTKKPLKVPITGPYTMMEWSFNDYYDSREDLAMEFARIINEELKDIASVWKQVSGGRRLEIQIDEPATTTHPDEMDIVVDSINRSVQGVDGEISMHVCYSSDYRLLYDRIPDLKIDGYNLEYSNRDTLERGLTDDKRVGFQDLKYFAQINESLQRKKFIGIGVTDVHIDYVEPVELIEDRINYALKIIGDPDLVRINPDCGLRTRSREIGEQKLRNMVMARNNILKQL from the coding sequence ATGACAGCGCTGATAACGCAGGAGATTGGAAGCTTCAGAAAGCCGGATTATCTTGCCAAGGAATTTCACAAGATAGAGCGGACACCTAAATTCACAGAACTGGCGGAGCGGGCGACAAGAGAAACGTTAGAGGTCTTTGAGAGATCTGGGCTGGACAATATAGGTATCGGCGGAGAGATGTTTCGCTGGGAGATGTATGAACATCCGGCAGAGCGCATAAAGGGTATAATCTTCTATGGGATGGTCAGATCCTTTGATAACAGGTACTACAGAAAGGGTTCCGCCATAGACAGGCTTGAGAGGAGGGAGCCGTTCCATGTGGATGAAGTTAAGTTCGTTGCCGGGACAACGAAGAAGCCCTTAAAGGTTCCAATAACTGGCCCATACACAATGATGGAGTGGTCGTTTAATGATTACTATGACAGTAGGGAAGATCTTGCCATGGAGTTTGCCAGGATTATAAATGAGGAACTGAAAGATATAGCAAGTGTATGGAAACAGGTTTCCGGTGGTCGCAGGCTTGAAATACAGATAGATGAGCCAGCAACTACAACCCATCCGGACGAGATGGATATAGTCGTTGACTCCATAAACAGGTCAGTTCAGGGCGTTGATGGCGAGATAAGCATGCACGTATGCTATAGCAGTGATTACAGACTCCTGTACGATCGGATACCGGATCTGAAGATAGATGGATATAATTTGGAATATTCCAACAGAGATACGCTGGAGAGAGGACTGACGGACGATAAGAGAGTTGGCTTTCAGGATCTGAAGTACTTTGCACAGATAAACGAAAGCCTGCAGAGGAAGAAATTCATAGGTATAGGAGTAACCGATGTGCACATAGACTATGTGGAGCCAGTAGAGCTTATAGAAGACAGGATAAACTATGCCTTGAAGATAATAGGCGATCCGGATCTTGTAAGGATAAATCCTGACTGTGGCCTGCGGACAAGAAGCAGGGAGATAGGAGAACAGAAACTTAGGAACATGGTGATGGCCAGAAACAATATCCTAAAACAGCTATAA
- a CDS encoding uroporphyrinogen decarboxylase/cobalamine-independent methonine synthase family protein, with protein sequence MVKTLVYGLYPRTEKLRRSYNRWERGLMKSQEIAEIVREEKYEFYDLLERSGIDEYTDPLFNWYDILRPIILSMENVKLGPLTRYLETNTFYRMPEFYGIPAINRNLVEFGEMDENPPLPAYHLDKNASIFLPSPYSVFKMSRFMEKISENDFYAALVREYGKIAKTFGVSKVVLFDVFEYGNHNVSYLDPLLDSAKVTLIARGSPSADNFAGLGHRFEYIVADSMNGDMRKFTRGIGAKVVSAHRTKIEDVAAGKRPRDDSVELITHDDYMDFLPREIADIKVEILGKMGDAA encoded by the coding sequence ATGGTGAAAACATTGGTATATGGTCTTTATCCAAGGACAGAAAAACTGCGACGCAGTTACAACAGGTGGGAAAGAGGGCTAATGAAGAGCCAGGAAATAGCAGAGATCGTCAGGGAAGAAAAATACGAATTCTATGATCTCCTCGAAAGGTCGGGGATAGACGAATACACAGATCCATTATTCAATTGGTATGATATTCTTCGCCCTATAATCCTGTCTATGGAAAATGTCAAACTAGGGCCGCTGACGAGATACCTTGAGACAAACACGTTTTATAGGATGCCGGAATTCTATGGTATTCCAGCTATAAACAGGAATCTTGTTGAATTTGGTGAGATGGATGAGAATCCACCGTTGCCCGCATATCACCTCGATAAAAATGCATCAATATTTTTGCCATCTCCATACTCAGTTTTCAAGATGTCAAGGTTCATGGAAAAAATCTCTGAGAATGATTTCTACGCGGCACTTGTGAGGGAATACGGGAAAATTGCCAAAACGTTCGGCGTGAGCAAGGTTGTGCTGTTCGACGTTTTCGAATATGGAAATCACAATGTCTCCTACCTTGATCCTCTTCTGGATTCTGCAAAGGTTACTTTGATAGCTAGGGGATCGCCTTCGGCTGATAACTTTGCTGGTCTCGGACACAGATTCGAATACATAGTGGCAGACAGTATGAATGGAGATATGCGGAAGTTTACCAGGGGCATAGGTGCAAAGGTGGTAAGTGCGCATAGAACCAAAATAGAAGACGTTGCAGCGGGAAAGAGGCCGCGGGATGATTCAGTTGAGCTGATAACTCACGATGATTATATGGACTTTCTTCCAAGGGAGATTGCTGACATCAAGGTGGAGATACTGGGAAAAATGGGTGATGCAGCATGA
- a CDS encoding methylenetetrahydrofolate reductase, producing MLSSSIGSLNFVKSVEIVPSRNFGTDDLIAAADMLDGRVNALTCPENPRGSPGIDPIMALYIISNERNIIPVPHITPRDKNRVHILSQIETAQKVGIRNFFTIGGDPINPKYESREVREIDVMEIIRMIKGRENAIVGAALNPYRDVEPEIVGAKIKSGADFFISQAVYSAEYLQKDWIKKRNFKLIAGFLPLTKKSQVKFSENLGIVIPDSVKQRLLNSEDVISTSMKIITEVFDEVKEYVDGIHIMPLGHNEIAAQILETI from the coding sequence ATGCTTTCCAGCAGCATAGGAAGTTTGAACTTCGTCAAATCGGTTGAAATTGTTCCATCTAGGAATTTCGGTACGGATGATCTGATTGCTGCAGCGGATATGCTGGATGGCAGGGTCAACGCTCTGACGTGCCCGGAGAATCCCAGGGGAAGTCCTGGAATAGATCCGATAATGGCACTGTATATAATTTCCAACGAACGCAACATAATACCTGTACCGCACATTACCCCAAGGGACAAGAATAGGGTACATATTCTCTCTCAGATAGAAACTGCCCAGAAAGTTGGCATCAGAAATTTCTTTACCATTGGCGGAGATCCGATAAATCCAAAATATGAATCCAGAGAAGTCAGAGAGATAGATGTCATGGAGATAATAAGGATGATAAAGGGCAGGGAAAATGCAATTGTCGGTGCCGCTCTAAATCCTTACCGTGACGTCGAACCAGAGATCGTCGGCGCGAAGATCAAATCCGGAGCCGATTTCTTTATCTCCCAGGCCGTGTATTCGGCTGAGTACCTCCAAAAGGATTGGATAAAGAAGCGGAATTTCAAGCTGATCGCAGGATTTCTTCCGCTGACCAAGAAAAGCCAAGTTAAATTCTCGGAAAATCTGGGCATTGTCATTCCGGATTCAGTCAAACAAAGATTGCTCAACAGCGAGGATGTGATCTCTACTAGCATGAAAATAATAACCGAGGTGTTTGACGAGGTAAAAGAATATGTAGATGGCATACATATTATGCCGCTTGGGCATAATGAAATTGCCGCACAGATATTGGAAACTATTTGA